Part of the Henckelia pumila isolate YLH828 chromosome 2, ASM3356847v2, whole genome shotgun sequence genome is shown below.
aacttatacaaacaaccctcgattttgaatatatatctcacaaatatttctTTTAACTCTTGTAGGAGAGGAACTTGCTTGCAAAGAGAgttgagagtgaattggtgagttgaaAAGGCTTcaaatgacatgtatttataggtgccaatccgaacgggttcgggtcgtccgaacgggccttcgggtcgtccaaaccttgtctgattgaaattcaaattcttacgttaatgcattaaaaacattaatctcattacacgagatttgtatgcgtttaatgcgtaacaatctccccctttttgatgatcacaaaacttggttaaataggagaaataaaataaagcAGCGTAACATAATCAACGGCAACAATCAGAAATTTTCTTTGCCCTATAGAAGCAGGAAAAGGGCCCATCAGGTCCATTCCCCATTGGGCAAAAGGTAGTGGGCTATCCAACGGTTGTAACAGTGTTGCGGGCGTGCTCTTGGCATGGCCGACAACATTGAACTAGTTTCAAAGCATATTTCTTCACGCTTGGTCAAAACTTTCCGTGACGTAATGCTTTTCTGGCTAGTGCTTTCCCTTCTAAATGGTTTCCACATATTCCTTCTTGGATCTCCCGTAGAACGTAATTTGCTTTACTTGGAGTGAGACATTTTAGGAATGGCTGGGAGTAACTTCCATCTATTATGGAGAATCTGGCAGCTCGTATTTTTAGCTTCCATGCAGTGGCAAGGTCTGAAGGGAGGTTGTCACTTGTCAGGTAGTTAACAATTTCGTCTTTCCAGTTGGGTTCATTTTATTATGTGGAGAATACATTAAAACCAACCTTCTCAGCCTCTTCCTTACTGAGTGTCAAGAATGTTATCTTTCGATTATTGATGTTGGCTAAGGAGCTTGCTAGCTTAGCCAGACGGCCTACCTCTTCATTTTCATTCCTGTGCAATTGTTTGATCTCGTAGTTATCTAGCAAGGCTAGTGGCTCGTTAACTCGAGCCAAGTACGcgtgaaacttttcttctttggtTTCATAACTCCCATGGACTTGATTCACTATTAGTTGATAATCACTGTGCATGATCAACTTTTTTGCTCCAATCGAGAGGACTAACTTGATGCTTACGATGAGTTCTTCGTATTCAGGTTCATTGTTTGATGCGAAGAATTGAAATGTGACAACATATTGGAACTTGTCCTGCTGAGGGCTTTCTAGCACAATTCCGGCTCCACTTTCATGCGATGTGGAGGATTCATCTACATACAGTGTCCAAGTTGAGGCTGAGGATTCTGCGTCAGCAGTTGTCATCTCAACAATAAAATCTGCAAGAACTTGCGCTTTAATAGCCGGGCGATGCTGGAACTCAATTCCATACTCACTCAATTCGACGACCCATTTAACCATTCTACCAGACGCCTCCGGTTCGGCGAGCACTTGCTTGAGTGGATGATTGGTCAGTACCACCACTTGATGAGATTGGAAGTACGGATGTAACTTTCTTGTTCTAGTCACTAAAGCTAATGCTAGCTTTTCTATGTTGGTGTACCAAAGTTTTGCTCCGTGCAATGTTCGGCTTGGGTAATATACGGATTTGTGCTCTCTTCATTCTTCAACTACCAGTACATCACTAACTGCTTCGGATGATATTTCTAAATAAAGTAGCAAAGTATCTCCTTCACGAGGTTTGGTTAGGAGTGGCGGTGTTGATAGATATCTCTTCAAACGCTTGTTGACATGCTTTGGTACATTggaatcttttttttttgtcgtAATATTTTGAAGAATGACAAAACTTTGTTTGCAGAACGAGAAATGAAGCGGTTTAAGGTTGTTATTCTTTCAGCCAACTCCTGTATTCCTTTAACGCTCCGTGCGGGTTGCATGCCTAGAACAACTTTAATCTTTTTGGGATTCGTCTTTGTTATTTTTTGTGAAACCAGGTAACCCAAAAACTTTCCACCTCGCACGCCGGAAGAGCACTTTTTGGGGTTCAACTTCATTTGATACTTCCTCCACATATTTGTTTGCTTGGATGCTCATAACTAGCATGTCATCTATGTATAACTCCATGTTTCGTCCAATTAAGTTTGCAAACATTTATTCACCAATCGCTTATATGTGGCTCCGACATTTTTGAGTCCAAAGGGCATTACATCATAGCAATAGATTCCACGATCAGTGATAAAACATGATTTTTCTTGATCATTGGGGGCTAGACTATTTGATTGTGCACTTGGTACACATCAAGGAAGCTAAGCAGCTCGCAACCTGCAGTTGAATCGACCAAGATATCTATGTAAGGCAACAGAAAAAGATCCTTTGGACAAGAATTATTTAAATCAGTATAATCTATGCAAAGACGCCACTTTCCTCCGGGTTTTGGAACCAGTACGACATTTGCTAGCCATTCTGGGTACGAAATCGGTCTGATATATTCCATTGTTAAAAGCTTTTCAACCTCTGTAGCAATGTGTTCTCTTTTGTCTGGACCAAAAAATCTTTTCCTCTGCTCGACTGGTTTCATTCGCTGATCCGCATTAAGATGATGAAGTGCTAATTTTGGAGGTATACCTGGTAAAGCCTCATAACCCCAAGTAAAGACATCGACATTATGCTGCAAAATTTTTGTCAAAGCCTTTTACTCTTCGACTCACAAATCTGATCTGATCTTTAGGATTTTCTTTGGATGTCCTGGCACTATCTCAATGTATTTGAGGGTTTTTGTGGCTTCTATTCTCTCTTGCTCTTCCGATTCTCCCTCGATAAGGTATATGTTGTTTCCATCCTTATCATAGTCAAGCTTTTGCTTCTTTATTTTAGATGAGTTGTCACAAGGACCTGACTGTCTACGAATTCCCATAGAGTTCCTTAGGATAGATGCATGGCATTCTCTCGCAAGCCGACTATCTTCGATCGCCTCACCTATTCCGTCAGAAGTTGGAAATTTCAATTTCATGTGATACGTAGATGCTATTGCTTGAAACAGATTCAGAGTTGGACGTCCAAGTATGACATTGTAACGCAAAAGGGCCTTAACAACTAATAATTTCACCATTTTGGTGGTTCGTCGAGGATATGATCCAAGAGAAATTGGTAGTGTGAGTTCCCCTGCTGCTTCAACTGTCTCTTCCGCAAAACCAACGAGAGGAGTTTTCACTTGCATTACTTTTGTGTTGTTTATTCCCATGTTCTAGAATGTCCCATAAAAAATGATATCTGCTGAACTTCCGGAGTGCACTAGTATCTTTTTCACCCAAAAGTTAGAAATTGTGGCGGAAATAATTAGGGAATCGTTGTGTTCATCTCGAGAGGTTTCCAAGTCTGCATTTCCAAATGACATCTCTTCACTTGGTCTTGAAATCTCATGTACTGTTTGGGTGAAGGCTGGGCGTGAGTATGGATGATATCCTCTGGCTGCACGTGCCAAATTGTTCCGAGCATGATTTGTATCACCGCAAGGAGGCCCTCTGGTTATGACAAATATTGTGCCTCATGTGAGCATATTCACTTCTCTCTGGTCGGGTCCCCTCGCTCTTTACGTTGTTCGCACTGACGGTTGTCGTCGTGGTTCTTGCTATCTCGTTGTTCATTGCAAGACTTATCCACGTAATCGCCCAAGTATCCTTGCTTGATTAACCTTTCTATCTCAGCACGGAGGCTGAAACAATCTTCAGTGGTGTGCCCTTTATTCTTGTGGAAATGAAAATACTTCTCCGATCGGTGTCGTTTAGGGTTCTCCTTCATCGGGCGTGGGGGCTGCAATAACCCATGTTGTTCAGCTACAATCATTACGTCTATCAGAAGTGCTTTTAGGGGGGTGAACTAGAGTTGGGGGCTTTGAGGCGTTCTCCCATCatctttcttcttattttcCGGTTTCTCTTCCTCCATTC
Proteins encoded:
- the LOC140877782 gene encoding uncharacterized protein, translating into MGINNTKVMQVKTPLVGFAEETVEAAGELTLPISLGSYPRRTTKMVKLLVVKALLRYNVILGRPTLNLFQAIASTYHMKLKFPTSDGIGEAIEDSRLARECHASILRNSMGIRRQSGPCDNSSKIKKQKLDYDKDGNNIYLIEGESEEQERIEATKTLKYIEIHNVDVFTWGYEALPGIPPKLALHHLNADQRMKPVEQRKRFFGPDKREHIATEVEKLLTMEYIRPISYPEWLANVVLVPKPGGKWRLCIDYTDLNNSCPKDLFLLPYIDILVDSTAGCELLSFLDVYQVHNQIV